A DNA window from Myxococcales bacterium contains the following coding sequences:
- a CDS encoding TerB family tellurite resistance protein, with the protein MHPNVATCLLVSKVLVADGMVTDAERGFLADLMTRLELTDAERQGVIDLDGWDEADAIVAAMPREERQAIIELLVDAAGADGTLAALEHATVARLTAALRLHA; encoded by the coding sequence ATGCACCCCAACGTCGCGACGTGCCTGCTGGTCTCGAAGGTGCTGGTCGCCGACGGGATGGTGACCGACGCCGAGCGCGGCTTCCTCGCCGACCTGATGACCCGCCTCGAGCTCACCGACGCCGAGCGCCAGGGCGTGATCGACCTCGACGGCTGGGACGAGGCCGACGCGATCGTCGCGGCGATGCCGCGCGAGGAGCGCCAGGCGATCATCGAGCTCCTGGTCGACGCGGCCGGCGCCGACGGCACGCTCGCGGCGCTCGAGCACGCGACCGTCGCCCGGCTGACGGCGGCCCTGCGGCTCCACGCCTGA
- a CDS encoding acyl-CoA thioesterase, whose product MIPAYANFGGKIHGGIILGLMDKVAYACAAKHAGRYCVTVSVDGVDFRAPVEVGELVSLRASVNYVGRTSMVIGIHVDAEDVATGVIRHTNTSYFTMVAKDGDGRPAEVPGLELETRDDLRRFLEAIKRRELRARYLDELDNTRMALTVAAELPRLATERCRLVDGLAP is encoded by the coding sequence ATGATCCCGGCCTACGCCAACTTCGGCGGCAAGATCCACGGCGGCATCATCCTGGGGTTGATGGACAAGGTCGCGTACGCCTGCGCGGCCAAGCACGCCGGGCGCTACTGCGTGACGGTCAGCGTCGACGGCGTCGACTTCCGGGCGCCGGTCGAGGTCGGCGAGCTGGTGTCCTTGCGCGCGTCGGTCAACTACGTCGGGCGGACCTCGATGGTGATCGGCATCCACGTCGACGCCGAGGACGTCGCGACCGGCGTCATCCGTCACACCAACACCTCGTACTTCACGATGGTGGCGAAGGACGGCGACGGCCGGCCGGCGGAGGTGCCGGGGCTCGAGCTCGAGACCCGCGACGATCTGCGCCGGTTCCTCGAGGCCATCAAGCGCCGCGAGCTGCGCGCGCGCTACCTCGACGAGCTCGACAACACCCGCATGGCGCTGACGGTCGCGGCCGAGCTGCCACGCCTGGCCACCGAGCGCTGCCGCCTGGTCGACGGCCTGGCGCCGTAG
- a CDS encoding ACT domain-containing protein, whose protein sequence is MRKTFVLTALGPDRTGLVESLAAAIATAGGNWEDSRMARLAGQFAGILQVSIEPDRTDELVAALRALDQVGLQVTVAAADDAASAVPDGTRVHLELTGTDRPGIVRDVSRILAGLGVNVEQIESGVASAPMSGEAMFVANARLWVPSQLGLSDLRAQLEALASELMVDLAPA, encoded by the coding sequence ATGCGCAAGACCTTCGTCCTGACCGCGCTCGGCCCCGACCGCACGGGCCTGGTCGAGTCCCTGGCCGCGGCCATCGCGACCGCCGGCGGCAACTGGGAGGACAGCCGGATGGCCCGGCTCGCCGGCCAGTTCGCGGGCATCCTCCAGGTCTCGATCGAGCCCGATCGCACCGACGAGCTCGTCGCCGCGCTGCGGGCGCTCGACCAGGTCGGCCTGCAGGTGACCGTCGCCGCGGCCGACGACGCCGCCAGCGCCGTGCCCGACGGCACCCGCGTCCACCTCGAGCTCACCGGCACCGATCGGCCCGGCATCGTCCGCGACGTCTCGCGGATCCTGGCCGGCCTCGGGGTCAACGTCGAGCAGATCGAGTCCGGCGTCGCGAGCGCGCCGATGTCGGGCGAGGCGATGTTCGTCGCCAACGCCCGGCTGTGGGTGCCCTCCCAGCTCGGCCTGAGCGACCTGCGCGCGCAGCTCGAGGCCCTCGCCAGCGAGCTGATGGTCGACCTCGCGCCCGCGTGA
- a CDS encoding M4 family metallopeptidase: MRRSTVVPLLASALLAGCVDAEPPAATRAAGLAALPDATRAAFAAAGATEVELGSDQRPLLVRFAGGPAGDLALATVAPLFGVSADELALTSTQDDALGMRHQRFQQFHDGLPVIGAELSLHHDRRGQVVAAVSTLREVARAAPIAVAEDAAEAVAAAGYPTLRQRSAAADGLAYVVDRAGVARRARVIWVRGQAPRQPVVDQVFVDAATGEVIAVHPQIHTAQSRRTFSAGNTQVLPGTLRLSENQTTSGDTTLDTLHANVAKAYRCAMTQFGRDGFDGAGATITSSGHYDTALVNAFWDGAQLSFGDGDGQLSAPLVASDIVAHEFAHAITEHTSGLVYERESGALNEAMSDVFSSICDIRETGAVTTTAWLIGESVWTPATPGDALRYMANPAQDQYSKDHTRVMTACTTPTEDNDYCYVHGNSGLPNLAFKLLVTGGTHPRAGMAGIPTTVQVPALGIDRAQAVLYRAWTTYFNQTTNFVGARAAFKQAALELYPDEPGTLAAVELAWYAVGVGAAIANLPTGIGDPNPAAQPGPDPTDPTQPGPDPTDPTDPTDPTDRPDVITGGCSTGGAPGGLATLALLGLCALGRRRRAT; the protein is encoded by the coding sequence ATGCGCCGATCGACCGTCGTCCCGCTGCTCGCCTCCGCCCTGCTCGCCGGCTGCGTCGACGCCGAGCCCCCGGCCGCGACCCGCGCCGCTGGCCTGGCCGCGCTGCCCGACGCCACCCGCGCGGCGTTCGCCGCGGCCGGCGCGACCGAGGTCGAGCTGGGCAGCGACCAGCGGCCGCTGCTGGTGCGCTTCGCCGGCGGGCCCGCGGGTGACCTGGCGCTCGCGACCGTCGCGCCGCTGTTCGGCGTCTCCGCCGACGAGCTGGCGCTGACGTCGACCCAGGACGACGCGCTGGGGATGCGCCACCAGCGCTTCCAGCAGTTCCACGACGGCCTGCCGGTGATCGGCGCCGAGCTGTCGCTGCACCACGACCGCCGCGGCCAGGTGGTCGCCGCGGTGTCGACCCTGCGCGAGGTCGCGCGGGCGGCGCCGATCGCGGTCGCCGAGGACGCGGCCGAGGCCGTCGCCGCCGCCGGCTACCCGACCCTGCGCCAGCGCAGCGCCGCCGCCGACGGCCTCGCGTACGTGGTCGACCGCGCCGGCGTCGCGCGCCGCGCCCGGGTGATCTGGGTCCGCGGCCAGGCGCCGCGCCAGCCGGTGGTCGATCAGGTGTTCGTCGACGCCGCCACCGGCGAGGTGATCGCGGTCCACCCGCAGATCCACACCGCCCAGAGCCGCCGCACGTTCTCGGCCGGCAACACCCAGGTCCTCCCCGGCACGCTCCGGCTGTCCGAGAACCAGACCACCAGCGGCGACACGACCCTCGACACGCTCCACGCCAACGTCGCCAAGGCCTACCGGTGCGCGATGACCCAGTTCGGGCGCGACGGCTTCGACGGCGCCGGCGCCACGATCACCAGCTCGGGCCACTACGACACCGCGCTGGTCAACGCGTTCTGGGACGGCGCGCAGCTGTCGTTCGGTGACGGCGACGGCCAGCTCTCGGCGCCGCTGGTGGCGTCGGACATCGTCGCCCACGAGTTCGCCCACGCGATCACCGAGCACACCTCGGGGCTGGTCTACGAGCGCGAGTCGGGCGCGCTCAACGAGGCGATGAGCGACGTCTTCTCGTCGATCTGCGACATCCGCGAGACCGGCGCGGTGACCACCACGGCGTGGCTGATCGGCGAGTCGGTGTGGACGCCGGCGACCCCCGGCGACGCGCTCCGCTACATGGCCAACCCGGCCCAGGATCAGTACTCGAAGGACCACACCCGCGTGATGACCGCGTGCACGACGCCGACCGAGGACAACGACTACTGCTACGTCCACGGCAACTCGGGCCTGCCCAACCTGGCGTTCAAGCTGCTCGTCACCGGCGGCACGCACCCGCGCGCCGGCATGGCCGGCATCCCGACGACGGTGCAGGTGCCGGCGCTGGGGATCGATCGCGCCCAGGCGGTGCTGTACCGGGCGTGGACCACGTACTTCAACCAGACCACCAACTTCGTGGGCGCCCGGGCCGCGTTCAAGCAGGCCGCGCTCGAGCTCTACCCCGACGAGCCCGGCACCCTGGCCGCGGTCGAGCTGGCCTGGTACGCGGTCGGCGTCGGCGCGGCCATCGCCAACCTGCCGACCGGCATCGGCGATCCCAACCCGGCGGCCCAGCCCGGCCCCGACCCGACCGACCCGACCCAGCCCGGCCCCGACCCGACCGACCCGACCGACCCGACCGACCCGACCGACCGACCCGACGTCATCACCGGCGGCTGCAGCACCGGCGGCGCGCCCGGCGGCCTCGCGACGCTCGCGCTGCTCGGCCTGTGCGCCCTGGGCCGCCGCCGGCGCGCGACCTGA
- a CDS encoding anion permease: MDPEVGGHLAARQHVARHLAKVTESYQKCLEGTFPGRGCTPPRPAVDAGSVDGSLLIACATLGLTVGLAVFRPTVRAVQFSPGRAAVLGVVILLAARLLSPTDLVTAAKLQWRPLLALTCIMVMTGVVQEVGAFERLAAAIERRARSRSAVHTFTVVFVVSVITPSLLNNDAAILILTPLVVALTRRLYPGQPRVTIAFAFAVFLAPGVAPFIVSNPMNMIVAEFSGLDFNSYAAVMLPLSIAGAVLTYLVLRLVFRNLLRSTQPAAAGIVTTIHRHGAERPAVALLVAVFLAYPIGAALGGEIWFVAVAGACGSLVLARVYRVAPVRKVAGHVSLDILAFLWGIFLVVQGLRHVGAVAWLQTIYGGTPTGSGAHLATIGAVSAVGSALIDNHPMSILNMMAIDQAAGPKPLLAALVGGDIGPRLLPIGSLAGLLWLDLLRRSGVQIGIGRFLRLGTVVLIPTLALSLLLLWAL, from the coding sequence GTGGATCCCGAGGTAGGCGGCCACCTCGCGGCTCGTCAGCATGTCGCCCGGCACCTGGCGAAGGTAACTGAAAGTTACCAGAAGTGCTTGGAAGGAACATTTCCTGGGCGCGGATGTACGCCGCCGCGGCCGGCGGTCGATGCTGGCTCGGTGGACGGCTCCCTGCTGATCGCGTGCGCCACGCTCGGCTTGACGGTCGGGCTCGCGGTGTTCCGCCCGACGGTCCGGGCGGTCCAGTTCTCGCCGGGGCGCGCCGCCGTCCTGGGCGTGGTGATCCTGCTCGCGGCCCGCCTGCTGAGCCCGACCGACCTGGTCACGGCGGCCAAGCTCCAGTGGCGCCCGTTGCTCGCGCTGACCTGCATCATGGTCATGACCGGCGTGGTCCAGGAGGTCGGCGCGTTCGAGCGGCTCGCCGCGGCGATCGAACGGCGCGCGCGATCGCGCAGCGCCGTCCACACGTTCACGGTCGTGTTCGTCGTCAGCGTCATCACGCCGTCGCTGCTCAACAACGACGCCGCCATCCTGATCCTCACGCCGCTCGTCGTGGCGCTGACCCGCCGGCTCTACCCGGGCCAGCCCCGCGTCACGATCGCCTTCGCGTTCGCGGTGTTCCTCGCGCCGGGGGTCGCCCCCTTCATCGTGTCGAACCCGATGAACATGATCGTGGCCGAGTTCTCGGGCCTCGACTTCAACTCGTACGCGGCCGTGATGCTGCCGCTGTCGATCGCCGGCGCCGTGCTGACGTACCTGGTCCTGCGGCTGGTGTTCCGGAACCTGCTGCGCTCCACGCAGCCGGCCGCCGCGGGGATCGTGACGACGATCCACCGGCACGGGGCCGAGCGCCCCGCCGTCGCCCTGCTGGTGGCGGTGTTCCTCGCGTACCCGATCGGCGCGGCGCTGGGCGGCGAGATCTGGTTCGTCGCGGTCGCGGGCGCGTGCGGGTCGCTCGTCCTCGCGCGCGTGTACCGCGTCGCGCCGGTGCGCAAGGTCGCGGGCCACGTGTCGCTCGACATCCTCGCCTTCCTCTGGGGCATCTTCCTCGTCGTCCAGGGGCTCCGCCACGTCGGCGCGGTGGCGTGGCTCCAGACGATCTATGGCGGCACGCCCACGGGCAGCGGCGCGCACCTCGCGACGATCGGCGCGGTCTCCGCGGTCGGCTCCGCGCTCATCGACAACCACCCGATGTCGATCCTGAACATGATGGCGATCGACCAGGCCGCGGGCCCGAAGCCGCTGCTCGCGGCCCTGGTCGGCGGCGACATCGGCCCCCGGCTGCTCCCGATCGGCTCGCTCGCGGGCTTGCTGTGGCTCGATCTGCTGCGCCGGAGCGGCGTCCAGATCGGCATCGGGCGCTTCCTCCGCCTCGGCACCGTCGTCTTGATCCCGACGCTGGCGCTCTCGCTGCTGCTGCTGTGGGCGCTGTAG
- a CDS encoding serine/threonine protein kinase, whose translation MSDPDRPLDPTLVRELAAWLEPAARGQDDTVAADPRSTILPTLVRTTGSAATAEALLTQLAGDAATDGLLGHGTTIGEGGMGVVRVAEQLALGRTVAVKTLKPGRRDPTAALDLLREAWVTGALEHPSIVPVHTIHRDDDGLPAIVMKRIEGVDWSELCDDADAVAARFGATDLLQWNLEILIAVLHALRFAHSRGIVHRDLKPSNVMIGEFGEVYLLDWGLAVTVGDDRGGRLPRAADATALAGTPCYMAPEMLGPEHGGPLTERTDVYLAGAVLFELVTGAPPHAGDSAAEVIASVLSSRPTLPDDAPTALAQICARAMAPDPADRYPSIDELQRALIAFLRHRGAARLTALAHRQLDELTDEVGRTAGDLAGQRERVHRLLGACRFGFHEALVAWPDNAEATDGVERATAAVAEFELAAGDPRAALALLAELPAPPVELLARARAALAEAERRQAALEEFSRLHDRAIGTRTRMFISGVLGVVFISATVAMAVADGDVPMHTHRGGALYSAGILVLVAALALWARESTMKTRVNQRVVATTLCMFVAQIGLFAAGERLGIPLGAVEVLMLLVWALTLTSVVIGIDAGIWPTLAVSALAFVAALIWPGARYVAMAVTTIAFTVNAVALWRPRAA comes from the coding sequence GTGAGCGATCCGGACCGGCCCCTCGATCCCACGTTGGTGCGTGAGCTCGCCGCGTGGCTCGAGCCCGCGGCCCGCGGCCAGGACGACACCGTCGCCGCCGACCCGCGCTCGACGATCCTGCCGACGCTGGTGCGCACGACCGGCAGCGCCGCGACCGCCGAGGCGCTCCTGACCCAGCTCGCCGGCGACGCCGCCACCGACGGCCTCCTCGGCCACGGCACGACGATCGGCGAGGGCGGGATGGGCGTCGTGCGCGTGGCCGAGCAGCTGGCGCTGGGCCGGACGGTCGCGGTCAAGACCCTCAAGCCCGGCCGCCGCGATCCGACCGCCGCGCTCGATCTGCTGCGCGAGGCCTGGGTGACCGGCGCGCTCGAGCACCCCAGCATCGTCCCGGTCCACACGATCCATCGCGACGACGACGGCCTGCCCGCGATCGTGATGAAGCGCATCGAGGGTGTCGACTGGAGCGAGCTGTGCGACGACGCCGACGCGGTGGCCGCGCGGTTCGGCGCCACCGATCTGCTGCAGTGGAACCTCGAGATCTTGATCGCGGTGCTGCACGCGCTCCGGTTCGCGCACAGCCGCGGGATCGTCCACCGCGACCTGAAGCCGTCGAACGTGATGATCGGCGAGTTCGGCGAGGTGTACCTGCTCGACTGGGGCCTGGCGGTCACCGTCGGCGACGACCGGGGCGGTCGGCTGCCGCGCGCCGCCGACGCCACCGCGCTGGCCGGGACCCCGTGCTACATGGCGCCCGAGATGCTCGGCCCCGAGCACGGCGGGCCGCTGACCGAGCGCACCGACGTCTACCTGGCGGGCGCGGTGCTGTTCGAGCTGGTCACCGGCGCGCCGCCCCACGCGGGCGACTCCGCGGCCGAGGTGATCGCCAGCGTGCTGTCGTCGCGGCCGACCCTGCCCGACGACGCGCCGACCGCGCTGGCCCAGATCTGCGCCCGCGCGATGGCCCCCGATCCGGCCGATCGCTACCCCAGCATCGACGAGCTGCAGCGCGCGCTGATCGCGTTCCTGCGCCACCGCGGCGCCGCCCGGCTGACCGCGCTGGCCCACCGCCAGCTCGACGAGCTGACCGACGAGGTCGGCCGCACCGCCGGCGACCTGGCCGGGCAGCGCGAGCGGGTCCACCGCCTGCTCGGCGCGTGCCGGTTCGGGTTCCACGAGGCGCTCGTCGCCTGGCCCGACAACGCCGAGGCGACCGACGGCGTCGAGCGCGCCACCGCGGCGGTCGCCGAGTTCGAGCTGGCCGCCGGCGATCCACGCGCGGCGCTGGCGCTCCTGGCCGAGCTGCCCGCGCCGCCGGTCGAGCTGCTCGCCCGGGCCCGGGCCGCGCTGGCCGAGGCCGAGCGCCGCCAGGCCGCGCTCGAGGAGTTCAGCCGCCTGCACGATCGCGCCATCGGCACGCGCACGCGCATGTTCATCAGCGGGGTGCTGGGCGTGGTGTTCATCTCGGCCACCGTGGCCATGGCCGTGGCCGACGGCGACGTGCCGATGCACACGCACCGCGGTGGCGCGCTCTACTCGGCGGGCATCCTCGTGCTGGTCGCCGCGCTCGCGTTGTGGGCGCGCGAGTCGACGATGAAGACCCGGGTGAACCAGCGCGTGGTCGCGACGACCCTGTGCATGTTCGTGGCCCAGATCGGGCTGTTCGCGGCCGGCGAACGCCTCGGCATCCCGCTGGGCGCGGTCGAGGTGCTGATGCTGCTGGTCTGGGCCCTGACCCTGACCTCGGTGGTGATCGGCATCGACGCCGGCATCTGGCCGACCCTGGCGGTGAGCGCGCTCGCGTTCGTCGCCGCGCTGATCTGGCCCGGCGCCCGCTACGTGGCGATGGCCGTCACCACGATCGCGTTCACCGTCAACGCCGTCGCGCTGTGGCGGCCGCGCGCGGCCTGA